The sequence CCAGCGTGCGTAGGTGGAGGTCGACGGCACCGGTCAGATCTGCGATGTCCATGGCAAGGCCAAGGACGTCGTGGTGGGCTGGCATTGGCCACCAGGTGGCGGGGAGCTCCGTGCCCTCGGCCGGCGGCGTCGACCAGCTGGTGCGGCCGATGATGCCCATGGCCTGAAGGGCTGCCAGGGCGTTCACCACTTGGGTCGTGGACAAGCGGGTGACCAGGGACAGCCCGCGCGTGGCGGATCGCTGGGGTCCCATGAGGCAGATGGCGCCCAGCACGCGGCGATGGGTGGGGCCAAGCCCGTCAAGTGCCGTGGTGGGGCGCAGCAGGCCATCAGCCGGGGCCTGTGCAGCGATCCACTCCGCGTCGGCCCTGTGCCGCAATTGCTCGTAGGTCTCGTTGTAGCGGCCGACACAGGCAATGGCGCGTCCACACGCTGGGCACCAGCGCAGTTCGACGGCGGTCTTGGGTGGGTCGGTTTCCATGAGGGGATAGCTCAAGTGGCGCATGGTGTTTGGGTTGCTGCAGGCGCAGGGCCCGGGCTGGTCAAGGCATTCCTTCACGTGATCATTCTCCTTCGACTGGTCGGGTCATGGCTCGGCTGATCGCGCGGCCCGTTGCGATGAACCAGGTGTCGCTGTGGGGCGGGATGTTCGCCGGGTTGTGGGCTTGGTCGGCTTGGCGGCGCTGGACGTCCACCAGCCCATGTTCGCAGCAGGTGTCCCACAGGCGCAGGCGGCGTCCGGGCTCGCCGGTTGCCAGCTGCTCTCTGATCTCCAGCTGAGTGAGGTGCGGGCGCAGGGCGTCCACCAGATCCTCCAGCAGGCGCTCGGCATAGGATCGCGGCAGGTCGGGCAGGTGGCGGTCGGGGATTTCCGCCTTCCAGCAGATGATGAGCGTGCAGTCCATCACGAGACGCGCACCGCGATCGGTTGGAAGCCCAGGGCTCATGGGTTGGTCCTAGCGGGGATGGCGGTCCAGTCTTGTGTGCGCAGCCAGGCCAGCAGGTCGATGCCGTCCATCGTGCCCTTCTGCCAGTGGGTGTCGATGTGCTTGCGAACGCGGGCCCGGGCGCGGCGCTGACGCACCTCGGGGGGAAGCTTCTGGTTCATCCGCTTGGCGATGGCCATGGCGCCGGCGCGCATTGCTTTGTCGATGGCGATCAGGCTTTCGGTGGTTCCGATGTAGGGCCGGCCCAGGAAGAAGTGCCCGGTTGCGGGGTGACTAGCCATGGATGTCGTCTCCCTTGCGCTGGGCATGCTGGGCGGCGTGAATGGCTCGTGTGATGCGCTTGGTGGCGTTCAGGACGTGGATCTGATTGTGGTAGATGGGCCCACCGGCAGTGACGGTATCCTGCAGGCAGCCCTTGACCAGGTCGTGCAGCTGGTTCTTGCGCAGGCCCCTGCATCGCAAGGCCACCAGGTGGGGTAGCTCGTCCCAGGACGTGTAGCGGGCGACATGCAGGGCGTCCATGATGTCGGCGAGCACCTCGGCCGCGCTCTTGGTGCTGGGCGGGGAGCCTTTGGTGGGTGCTGGCTGCTGCTCGGCTTTCGACTCGGCCTTCGGCTCGGCCTGCTGCTCGCAGACCTCGTTTACCAGGAATCTGTCGCCTGGGAGCAGGTCGTTGCGTCTGGAGCGATTGGGCGTCATGACGCACAGCCCTTCCTGCGCGCGTTGGCGGTTCTGGCTCTCAGGTGGGCACGCAGGAGGGGCGAGGGGCTGAAGGCAATCTGATGTTTGTCCTGGCCTTTCCAGGGCCGAACCCGGCACGCGAGGATGCCGATGTGCTCCAGGCTCAGGGCGTCACCGGGCTGCAGCGTCTCGGTCAAGTCCAGCATGGCCCGGATCACGTCGCCCACCGCCCGTTGCCCATCGCGCGCCGAGTATCCGTAGGCGGCGCGCAGGCGTTTGACCAGGTCCTTCTTCGAGTAGTTCATGCAGTGTCCTCGCATGGAGAGTGCCGGGGCCGCGGGCGCCCCGGCCGTCCGGGGTGGGCTATTCGCCGAAAGGATCGCCGGCTTCCGGCGCCTGCGTTCCCGCGTCGTCCTCGGGTTCGGGCACGGGTTGGCTGCGACGACGGCTGGGGGGCATGGGCAGCACCAGGGCGGGTGCCTTGCCGGCATCGTCTCCGTCTCCGTCTCCGTCTCCGGCGGCGGCTCCGGCTGCGGCATCCTGGCCCGTGGGCTTGCCCAGTTCGATGAGGGTCACGCGGCCGGTGAGCTCGTCGAAGTCCGCGCGGTAGTGGAACTCCTGCATGAACAGGGGGTAGCGCTTGCGCATGGCGTTCAGGTCATCGCCGGGCTGGCGCAGCTTGACCAGCAGTCCCTCCACGTAGGCGATCGTGGCCTGGCAGCGGATCACGTCGTTCATCTTCTCGCAGGACTTCAAGGCCACGGCCGCGGCATTTGAGTCGGCCAGCATGCTGCCGAAGATGGCGGGCCAGCCTGGGCTACTGGTGGTGGCCCGGAAGGTGAACGCCTCCTTCAGCAGGCGGTCATAGGCGTCCACGTCCGCGTTGGGTGGTTTCCCCTCTTGCCCTTCATTTGCTGCCTTCAGCCGGTCCGGATCGGGCTGGCGGGGTTCGCGCTTCTCGTGTCTCATGTGGGTCTCCATTTGGGTGTTACTGGTGGTGTGCATTTGGCGGGGGCGTGGCCTCGTCGCCACGATAGGCGGACAAGGCGACATCCAGAGTGGTGACGGCGTCATCGCGCAGGGTCGCGTCGCGGCGGGTTTCGGGGTGCATGACCGCCAGCAGCTCGCGCGCGCCGGCGAGGGCGTTCAGCATATTGGCCATGCGCAGGAGCAGGGATTCCCGGGCGCGCTTGTCGTCCAGGGCCGCGCCTTCCTGCACGCGCTCGCGCAACACGGCGGCTTCCAAGTGGCCCATCTCGCCCGTGCCCAGGATCACTTCGGCCAGCAGGGTTAACACGGCTGCAGCGGCCTCGGACTGCGCAGCCGTGGGCAGGGCGGCGTCCGACAAGCCGCGCGCCAGGCTGCGGCGCCACAAGGCGCGGTCGGAAGCCAGCCGGCGGCGCAGGTGGATGCGGAACCAGATGATGGCCGTGGCCACGGTGATGGCGACCAGCGCCAGGCAGGTGAGGGGGTGGATCATGGGGTTGGCTCCTGTCGATGGGAGAGGATGAAGTCAGCGACGTCGATGGCGCGGTAGAGGACGGCCTTGCAAACCTTGGTGTGGGCGATTCCAAGTCGCCCTGCTTGCCTACGGGTTCGAAGCGTGATGGGGCTGATGCGCAATACCTTAGCCAGTTCGTTCTCAGTTAGAAACGTTGGCAAGGCCGGCGAGGCGTAGCCGAGCTCTGCGTAGATGGCGGTGATGAGGTCCTGGCGCTGCGCGTCTCTGGTGGTGGTTGTCATCGTGCTGCCACCAGGCGGTTGATGCGCCTGGAGGCCCTTGCCATCTGGCGGCGTGTTCTTGCCAGCTGCTTCGTGCGGGACCGCCCGCGGCGCACCTTGGCACGACTTGCCTTGCGCAGGCGCTGTTCGGATTCAGTCAACCGAGGGGTGGCAGGTTTGCGGCGCGGGGATTGCCGGGGGCTGTTGGCCATCATCAGCGCCGTGGCCAAGAGGCCCATGCTGTGCGCGCTCACGCGTGGCCTCCTTCCATCAGCGGGTCGATGCCGTGGGGGCGCGCGCTGGGCGTGGTGTCCTCTTCTTCGATCCCTGATTCGGGCAAAGTCTCTAGGGTGTAGACCGGGATCCCGCGCTCCATGGCGTCTGCGTACTCATCGCGGCATCCTTGGCTCCGTGTCCAATCGCCTGCCATGAGCACGGCTTCGCAGGTTCGCATGAGGCCCAGTGTGCCAGCCAGCCAGAGCTCGTTGTCGATCTCGGGCGCCAGCCGGTCAAACCCGCCCGTGTTGACCGTGGGCATGACGGGGTACCAGCCGCGCCTGGCGGCCGCAAGGCCAGCCAGCTTGGCGCCCTGGACGTGCATGTCCGTCAGCTCGGGCGAGCCCGCCGTGTAGGGGTGCGCGATGTAGCAGCGCGGGGGGATGAAGGGGTGATGCAAGGGTCAGCCTCCGCCATTGGTGTTTCCCACCAACTGCGAGGCGAAAAGGGCGTTTTTGGACAGGGGGTGAGAAAAACTTCAGCTAGATCGGCATGATCTCGGCTTTCCAGGAACGCCGGATGATTACGATCTCGGCCGTCCGTGGAGATTGAAAGGCGGCCATTGGGCCCAGCTTGCGGCCTTCGCTTAGGTCGTCCATCAGGTCATGCAGCATGATCATGCCTGCCCGGCGGAACACGGCCCATGCGGCGCGCTGGCCATACTTGCTGCGGCCGGCAGCGATGTAGGCCTTCCGTGCACGGCGGATGAGGGCTTCCAGCCAATCCTCCCTGGCAAGGCCCGCACAGCAATGCTGCTTGACGGCGTCCAGATACGTGTAGCCCGATTCGTCCACGCCAAAGGCGGCCAGGAACTCCCAGTTGAGCCAGCGCGGCTCCGTGTTCACGTCGTGGCGCACGTGCTTGCGGCGTGGGGTCGATGGCTTCGCCATGGCGGGCAAGGCCCTCCGGATGGGTGGCTACGCTATCTCTCGCTGAAGCGCCATGGCCGCGTCCAGCAGGCGCAGGGCCTGGTCGCGTTCCAGCGGACGCGGCCAGCTGCCAATCACGGTCTGGCCATCCGCCAGGGACTGCAGGACATCAGCGGCCGCGGCCAGGCAATCCGCCTGCACCTCCATGAGCAACTGCAGCCGCAGGGGAAGCGGCTGCGCGGCGCTGGCCAGGATGCAGACCTGGTGGACGCTTCGGATCCGATCGCCCAGCACGGCTGGCGGGGAAGCCCGCACCTGCTCGATGATGGTCTCGAACTCGCGCGCCAGCTGCGCGGCCTCCTCCTGCGCTTGCGCCTGGACGAAGGCCCGACGGAGGAGATTGCGCGCGCTGATGCGCTCCGCCCTGCCCGAGTCCTCCCCGGACACGAGAAGGTCGCGTGCCGCCAGCTCATGCCTCTGCCGGGTCAGGAAATAGGCGCCGCGGATGTCGCGCGTGGAAAACGGTTGCAGGCGCCCGAGCTTCTCGTCCAGGGACAGGGCCTGCCGATCCAGTAGCTGCAGGATCTCCCAGGCGCCCGGCGTGGCGAAGAAGGCCGGCCGCTCGCCGGATGGCCATCGGTCGATGGCGTCAGTTGGCACTGGCCACCTCGCCATCCACGATGTGGATTCCAATCTCCTCGCTGGTGGCCAGCTCCATCAAGACCAGCACGCCGTGCTCGGCGGCCCACTCCGAAACCCGGGCCCGGGTCTTCTCAGTCATCATCGAGGCCTCGCGCAGGGCCAGGAACTTGAGCTTCGGATGCATGGCCGCGCCCATGGCCAGGGACACCTCCAGGCGCTGGGCGTCGCTGGCCTGCTCGAACGGCCGATCCTTGTAAGTCACCTGGCCCTCGTCGGTGATGGACAGCCCGTCGATGGGGAAGTGGGCTGACAGAATCACTTGGCTGATCTCGTCGTCGACGGCGTCAATGCGGGTCGTCAGATCGGCGCTCTCTTTCTGCAGGCCCTTCACCGAGGTCTCCTCCTCGCGGTAGCGCTGGGCGCCGCGCGCCTTCTCGTTGGTCTCCTCGGCCGTGGCCAGCTGGGTCTCCAGGTCCTGCAGCTTCGGATCCACCAGCGCATCCACCTCGGCCTTCAGATCGCGGCCCGTTTCCACCAGCTCAGTAACGCGCGTGCGCGCGGCTTCCAGCTCCTCTTCCAAGCGCTTGACCTCGGCCTTGGCAGTGACATGCGCCTGGCGCAGATCTTGGAGTTCCTGCCGCTTGGCGTCGTGGGCCTTCTTCAGCGCTCTTGCAGCTTCCAGATCCTGTGACAGCTCGGTCAGGCTGACCAGCGCTGGCGCGTCCTTGCCCGGCATGGGCAGCGCCTCCAACCTGGACTCGGCGCTCTTGAGGTCGCGGTTCACGTCGGTGCGCTGGTCGTACACGATCTGGCGCTTCTGTTTCAGCGCATCGATGGGCGCTTTCACGCCGGCCATATCGATCAAGACGCGACTGCGCCCTTCGGGCTTCATGCGGATGAACTCGGAGGGGTCGAAGGTCAGCGTGTTGAAGAAGGCGTCCAGGATGGTCTGCGGGCTGGGGAAGCTCCCCTTGTCCGGCGTCCAGATCTTCAGGCCCCAGCCGCCCTCAACCGTGACGGTGCGTGTCACGCGGATCCGGCGCAGGCTCTCCGGGCATGCGTCGTCCTCGGGGGCGAGGTCCAACGTGATCTCCGCCTGCTCCGCGCCCTCGTGCACGGGCTCGCGCGGCGTGACCTTGGCGCCGCCCAGGGCGGTCCAGATGGCCTGGATGACGCTGGTCTTGCCCTCGCCGTTCTCGCCGGAGAGGATGGCGGTGTGGGCCTTCGGGTCGAAGGCGATCTGCACGGCCTTCAGGCGCAGGAAGTTCTCGGCCTTGAGGGCGATGATGCGGTAGCTGTCCGCCAGTTTGTGCGGTTCTTTAGGCATGGGGCGTCTCCAGGTTGGTGCTGTGTTGCAGGCGATTCATGCGCGCCCAGACGTCGTGCAGGGCGGCGCGGTAGGAATGATCGGCGGCGGCCGTGGTAGCGGCCTCGGTCTTGAAATTGAAATAGGTGATGCAGCGTGCGAGGGCCTCCACCACAGCCCGGAGCTGGCGCTCGTCCACGATGATTCGCCAGCGGTAGTCGGCGCTCGGCGTTTCGATGATCTGGCCCAGGGACATGCGGGCCATCATATCCAGGTCCATGTGGACGGAGAGGCGTTCCAGGTGCTGGCGGTCGCGGGCCCGGATCTGGTAGCGGTCCGGTTCCAGCCGGCTGCGGGTGATGCTGTAGTAGCCCAGGGTGGTGAACAGCCACATGGGATTGGTCCTTTCAGAAGGGGAGGTCTTCAGCGTCGTGGATGGTGGCCTGGACCGGGCGTGGTGCGGCCTGGGGCGGGGCAGGCGCGGCACTGGCGAGAACTGTGGGCTCGCTCACCGCTTCTTCGGCATCGAGGCCGTGCATGCGTTGCAGGGCTTGGCGCAGGTTGTCGGGACGGATCTTGAGAATTCGCTTGCGGGCGCCACCTACAGTGATCCTGGTGATGTCGGCCTCTTCGATGACGTGCTGTGTCTTGAGTAGGTTGGTTAGGCGGTTGCTGGTCAAATCTTTTTCGAATGGCCATGCACCGTCTTCATCGAGTTCAGCCTGGATGGCCTTGGCAAGCCCCTTGCCCACGAACTTCCACGCCTCTCCAAACACATCGTAGTCGCGCTGGTTGTCGCCGGTGATCAGGTTGAGGGTGGTCTGCAGGATCAGGATGTCGACGCTTTCCCGGCGGGCTTCTTCCTCGCGCTCGGCTTCCTTTTTGCGCTGTGTTGTCAGGATGATGTCCACCAGGGACTTCGTCTCATCCCACTGCGCGTCCTGATCAACCAACCGTGCCATGGCAATCAGGGATATCCAGATCTCGTACTCTCGGTTCTCGATCTCAGTGTAGGCTCCCATCAGGTCCACCGTGTAGATCCGCCAGACCTCATGGAACCGGGTCAGCGCCATGCAGTGCATCATGTTCCGCAGATCCGCAGACAGGCGTGCAACTTCTTCCACTTTCTGCGCGTGGTGAAACAGGTTGATACCCTTCTGCTTGCGAAGGCAGTGAATGGTGACACATCGATTGCCAAAGACCGGATCGATCTTGCTGATGCTTCCCAGGCATTTTGGGCTGAACGCATCGAAGGCCTCGACCTGATTGGTCTCCGTGTTCATCCGGTACACCAGTGCCCCATCTGCGTAGGAGTCCAGGAAGAGGGAGCGGGTGGCGGCTTCGATAGTGCCAGCTTTTGGGAAGGACAGTTTCTCTGCTTCGTCCATGAGCAAGGTGGATTGGGATCCATCTACCGTGCGGTAGAGGGCTGCGTCGGAAATGTTGGACGTCTTGATGGCGTTGAAAGCAAGGGATTCGATAAAACGAAGACTGAGGCTCTTCCCTGATCCAGACCCTCCGTTGAAGTGCAGATATCCCACACGACCGAACACTGGGAAGAAGTAGGTCATCATGACCCAAAGGGTCACGATGTCGTACTCATGATCGGCGGGGTACCAAATGAACCGCTTGATCAGGTCACGCATCCGCATGAAGACCTTGGCCGCGTTGGGCGTATTGCCCTCCGGATCCGCCAGCAAGCGTTCCATGCTGAATGGGGCATCCCCGCGTGTCCACCGGGGCAGGCCCTCGTTGGGGAAGCGGATTCGCCCCTTGGATTGGGTGGACCGCTCCGCGTAGGGCACCAGGGAAACGACGGCTTTGCCATCCTGGCTGGTCGATTCGATGACAAACGGGGAGTACGGCTCATCGGACCTGGGGCGCAGCCACACGCCGATGTTGGCTGTGGGGGTCTCGCGGAAGTCAAAGCCCAGGGCCGCCCGATAGGGGACCTCATCCTTGAAAACGACGCCCGAACCTGGCGTTGGTTGTGCGGATGTCGATGGGGATTCCTGCGCCTTGAAGGTCAAAGTGGGGGCGGGGATGGTCTTGGCCTGGGCCCTCATCATCTCACGCAGGGATGTTGGGCGTGATCCGACTTGCGCGGCAATGGTCTTGAGATGAATGTCCTGCAGGTTGCCTTCCAGCGCTCTGACATCGGCCAGCAGTTCGCGCAAGGTAGCCTGGGCGTCGCGGGTCAGACGCTCGCCTGCCTTCACGTCGGGCAGCTGCGCGATCTGGTACTCCACCAGGTCCGGCGCGCCATCCAGCAGCGCCTGGAACTCCTCCTTGGTCCCACCAGCCCGGGCCCAGTCGTTGAGGTCATTTACCTCTGGCATGTGCAGGATGCAGACCTCGCCATCCGGCATGGCGGCCTGGATGGCCCGCGCTGACTTCAGCACTCGACCGCGGCCGGTGTCGTCGTTGTCCCAGATCAGTGTCACGCGGCGCTGCCCGCGGAACAGGTCCGCATGCTTGGAAGCCTCCACGCCCAGGCACGCGACGGCCTGGTGTCCAAACTGCATGGCCGTCCAGCAGTCGGGGACGCCCTCGGTCACCACCACCTTGCGGGACTTGTGACCGAGGGCATCCTCGTTGTAGAGGCCTGCCGGCTGGCCGGCCAGGTGCATGTACTTGCGCTTTTCAGTCGGATCCAGCGTGCGGAAGGTCATGCCCGTCACGCGCTGGCGGGCGAGTAGGGGGATGGACAAGCGCGGGCCAAGGAAGAGGATGTTGCCGCTCTTGTTACGCAGGCCGGCGGCGTCGAAGTCCTCCTTGCTGAACGCCTCCAGCCTGGGGTGCCGTTCACGCCACTCATAAAGCTTCTGCAGGTCCAGGAGGCCCAAGCACTGATCCTTGATCAGA is a genomic window of bacterium containing:
- a CDS encoding helix-turn-helix domain-containing protein, giving the protein MTTTTRDAQRQDLITAIYAELGYASPALPTFLTENELAKVLRISPITLRTRRQAGRLGIAHTKVCKAVLYRAIDVADFILSHRQEPTP
- a CDS encoding AAA family ATPase; this translates as MPKEPHKLADSYRIIALKAENFLRLKAVQIAFDPKAHTAILSGENGEGKTSVIQAIWTALGGAKVTPREPVHEGAEQAEITLDLAPEDDACPESLRRIRVTRTVTVEGGWGLKIWTPDKGSFPSPQTILDAFFNTLTFDPSEFIRMKPEGRSRVLIDMAGVKAPIDALKQKRQIVYDQRTDVNRDLKSAESRLEALPMPGKDAPALVSLTELSQDLEAARALKKAHDAKRQELQDLRQAHVTAKAEVKRLEEELEAARTRVTELVETGRDLKAEVDALVDPKLQDLETQLATAEETNEKARGAQRYREEETSVKGLQKESADLTTRIDAVDDEISQVILSAHFPIDGLSITDEGQVTYKDRPFEQASDAQRLEVSLAMGAAMHPKLKFLALREASMMTEKTRARVSEWAAEHGVLVLMELATSEEIGIHIVDGEVASAN
- a CDS encoding CHC2 zinc finger domain-containing protein, which gives rise to MGHYRDLVERIKHDLTMDKLVPHHTGRKPICCPLPGHADKNGSFIVYSETNSWWCPSHQTTPCGGSPIDYVMAEQGVSFKEAVKISADLLGIEMRPPTEEEKAEVEARHQREEVLTVVAQVAHSWLLMENSTAASARDYLLSRGFTEDLIKDQCLGLLDLQKLYEWRERHPRLEAFSKEDFDAAGLRNKSGNILFLGPRLSIPLLARQRVTGMTFRTLDPTEKRKYMHLAGQPAGLYNEDALGHKSRKVVVTEGVPDCWTAMQFGHQAVACLGVEASKHADLFRGQRRVTLIWDNDDTGRGRVLKSARAIQAAMPDGEVCILHMPEVNDLNDWARAGGTKEEFQALLDGAPDLVEYQIAQLPDVKAGERLTRDAQATLRELLADVRALEGNLQDIHLKTIAAQVGSRPTSLREMMRAQAKTIPAPTLTFKAQESPSTSAQPTPGSGVVFKDEVPYRAALGFDFRETPTANIGVWLRPRSDEPYSPFVIESTSQDGKAVVSLVPYAERSTQSKGRIRFPNEGLPRWTRGDAPFSMERLLADPEGNTPNAAKVFMRMRDLIKRFIWYPADHEYDIVTLWVMMTYFFPVFGRVGYLHFNGGSGSGKSLSLRFIESLAFNAIKTSNISDAALYRTVDGSQSTLLMDEAEKLSFPKAGTIEAATRSLFLDSYADGALVYRMNTETNQVEAFDAFSPKCLGSISKIDPVFGNRCVTIHCLRKQKGINLFHHAQKVEEVARLSADLRNMMHCMALTRFHEVWRIYTVDLMGAYTEIENREYEIWISLIAMARLVDQDAQWDETKSLVDIILTTQRKKEAEREEEARRESVDILILQTTLNLITGDNQRDYDVFGEAWKFVGKGLAKAIQAELDEDGAWPFEKDLTSNRLTNLLKTQHVIEEADITRITVGGARKRILKIRPDNLRQALQRMHGLDAEEAVSEPTVLASAAPAPPQAAPRPVQATIHDAEDLPF